The genomic stretch CGCCTGATCGACGAAGAGAAGAACCAGGTCGGCATCGTCCCCATCGCCCAGGCCCTGGCACTCGCCAGGGAAAAAGAGCTGGACCTGGTCGAGATCTCCCCCGAGGCCAAGCCGCCGGTCTGCCGCATCCTGGACTACGGGAAGTTCCTCTACGCGCTGCAGAAAAAAGCGCATGAGGCCCAGCGCCACCAGCGCAAGATCCTGATCAAGGAGATCAAGTTCACCCCGGTGATCGGCGAGCACGACGTGGAAGTCAAGCTGAAGAAGATCAAGGAATTCCTGGCCGAGGGCAACAAGGTCAAGGTGACGGTCTGGCTGCGCGGGCGCCAGAAACGGAAACCGGAGATGCTGGACGTGATGGTCGGCCGGGTCATGGAAATTTTGAAGGACATGGCGGAGATCGAAGCGCCTCCCAAGCGGGAGGGCTTTTTTTGTCATATCATGATCGGAGCAAAAAAAGGAGGAAAAGATGCCAAAACTAAAAACCCATAGAGGCGCCCACAAGCGATTGAAAGTGACGGCCAATGGGAAAATCAAACGCAGCAAGGCTTTCGGGTCGCACCTGTTGACCAAGAAGAGCTCCAAGCGCAAACGGGGCTTGAAGCAGTCGACGCTGGTCGCCAAATCGGAATTCAAGAAAATGAAGGAATTGCTGCCTTATTCGAAATAGGAGGACACTATGCCGCGAGTTACCCGAGGAAACAAAAAACTGTTGCGCCGGAAAAAAATACTGGCCATGGCCAAGGGATTCTGGGGGGGCAAACGCAAGAACTACCGTTCGGCCAAGGAATCGGTCGAAAGGGCGATGACCTACGCCTACCGCGACCGCCGCAACCGCAAGCGCGATTTCCGCACCCTGTGGAACGTCCGCATCAATGCCGCCATCCGCGAGTTCGACATGAGCTATTCGGTCTTCATCAACCATTTGAAGAAAGCCGATATCCGGATCAACCGCAAGATGCTGGCCAACCTGGCCGCCACCGAACCCGAAGCGTTCAAGACCATCGTCGAAAAAGTCAAGCCAGCGGTATGATCGATGCACTCAAAAGAGAGATTGAAGGAGTCAAGCGGTCGTTTGTAAAGGAAATCGAGCAGCTTCAATCTCCCGAAAATTTCGTCGCCCTGAAAGAGCGCTACTTGAGCAGGAAAAAGGGCGTCATCAACCGGTACCTTTCCCGGTTGAAGGATTTTGCCGCCGCCGAAAAGCCGCAGGCCGGTCAGGCGATCAACCAGCTCAA from Candidatus Aminicenantes bacterium encodes the following:
- the infC gene encoding translation initiation factor IF-3, whose protein sequence is RLIDEEKNQVGIVPIAQALALAREKELDLVEISPEAKPPVCRILDYGKFLYALQKKAHEAQRHQRKILIKEIKFTPVIGEHDVEVKLKKIKEFLAEGNKVKVTVWLRGRQKRKPEMLDVMVGRVMEILKDMAEIEAPPKREGFFCHIMIGAKKGGKDAKTKNP
- the rpmI gene encoding 50S ribosomal protein L35, whose protein sequence is MPKLKTHRGAHKRLKVTANGKIKRSKAFGSHLLTKKSSKRKRGLKQSTLVAKSEFKKMKELLPYSK
- the rplT gene encoding 50S ribosomal protein L20; its protein translation is MPRVTRGNKKLLRRKKILAMAKGFWGGKRKNYRSAKESVERAMTYAYRDRRNRKRDFRTLWNVRINAAIREFDMSYSVFINHLKKADIRINRKMLANLAATEPEAFKTIVEKVKPAV